One genomic segment of Tubulanus polymorphus chromosome 4, tnTubPoly1.2, whole genome shotgun sequence includes these proteins:
- the LOC141903760 gene encoding solute carrier family 49 member 4-like isoform X2 produces the protein MSFSTGVDIQPDYNGYSLIFTEDSVRTSRERWYILLVFSLSAIMQGNVWNTWAPIAKTADIVFEFKSWDIALLSNWPCIMAVIATVPFSWLLEVKGLRISMLLANFLIMAGTGIRCISSDPKIATCLIHVCGVLNGLAGPAVMIGPTVLSSTWFPPDERTTATAISSVVLYVGLGLGFLLGPLIVGLDKRSSERIDGLVNISSGSQKEVFASIYEDQKYGIMNLMYVTFSLSCVIFMMTLFHFPSKPSHPPSVSASKERESFTQGVKDILTNYNMWLVVLPFAFTNAVNLAWGNVLELTLEPFAISQIEAGWLGFGAIQAGCVFGIIAGLVSDRFLGHMKIMIITVYGAASIFFTHYALMASSVVEPSVVLLFISVIMGTALQNGCIPLFLDMTCETVYPVAESVATGLLVLLVNFLASIILFLLWIPSIGVHWLTWSIPVSLILAICIMIFYKDSYNRLQLDVSSNKLQ, from the exons ATGAGTTTTTCCACAGGTGTAGATATACAGCCGGATTATAATGGCTATAGCTTGATTTTTACG GAGGACAGTGTACGGACTAGTAGAGAACGATGGTATATTCTATTAGTATTCTCTCTGTCAGCTATCATGCAGGGAAATGTCTGGAATACCTGGGCCCCGATAGCTAAAACGGCTGATATCGTTTTCGAGTTTAAATCCTGGGACATCGCGCTGTTGTCGAACTGGCCCTGTATAATGGCTGTAATCGCAACAGTGCCTTTCTCGTGGCTGCTTGAAGTAAAAG gtTTAAGAATTTCGATGCTTTTAGCAAATTTCCTCATTATGGCCGGAACTGGAATTCGTTGCATCAGTTCCGATCCGAAAATCGCCACATG TTTGATACATGTTTGTGGTGTATTAAACGGTCTAGCCGGGCCTGCTGTGATGATAGGACCTACTGTGTTATCGAGCACTTGGTTTCCACCTGATGAACGGACGACTGCCACAGCTATATCATCCGTCGTACTTTACGTCGGGCTAGGACTAGGATTTCTCCTCG GACCGTTGATAGTTGGTTTGGATAAAAGATCCAGTGAAAGAATAGACGG CCTTGTGAACATCTCTTCTGGGAGTCAAAAGGAAG TATTCGCGTCGATATATGAAGATCAGAAATATGGTATCATGAATCTGATGTATGTCA CATTCTCTTTGTCTTGTGTGATATTTATGATGACTTTATTTCACTTTCCGTCGAAACCGTCTCATCCTCCGAGTGTCTCAGCGTCAAAGGAACGCGAAAGCTTCACTCAGGGTGTCAAAGATATATTAAC taATTATAACATGTGGTTGGTGGTATTACCATTTGCATTTACTAATGCGGTAAACCTGGCTTGGGGAAACGTTTTAGAGCTGACTCTTGAACCATTTGCGATTAGTCAG ATTGAAGCGGGTTGGTTGGGCTTCGGTGCAATACAAGCCGGTTGCGTATTTGGAATTATAGCTGGATT AGTTAGTGATCGGTTTCTGGGACACATGAAGATAATGATTATAACAGTCTACGGTGCGGCGTCTATATTCTTTACTCATTACGCTTTAATGGCGTCTTCAGTTGTTGAACCTAGTGTCG ttttactATTCATATCAGTGATTATGGGCACAGCTTTACAGAACGGTTGTATCCCGTTGTTTCTAGACATGACCTGTGAAACCGTTTATCCGGTAGCTGAAAGTGTCGCTACGGGTCTTTTAGTTCTGCTCGTCAATTTCCTCGCTTCGATAATACTATTCCTATTATGGATACCCAGTATAG GTGTACATTGGTTAACCTGGTCCATACCTGTCAGTCTGATATTGGCTATATGTATCATGATATTCTATAAAGACAGTTACAATCGTCTTCAACTTGACGTTTCTTCGAACAAATTACAATGA
- the LOC141904528 gene encoding polyunsaturated fatty acid 5-lipoxygenase-like: protein MSSNGSDSSWINRADEFYREINGDEDFKLKSETQFKFQKPGFGSGLNLWFESYKWKVAFSAIAASGRRPVHRSGIGVSGFVTIRKHPELPEDDFFTEGKIFQLRGRFSSDSPEHDAVKCSRGFTIRFTDGVSDDVSSFDLICSTGSTNSLICLREFGDFADAFPVENEEEMKNYCLAYPFRYRSIVDSHRRAPDSFAKMIYHCHTTYSYQANDGMTRTVRFRFVPKDLDVESGLTDEQDQREPWNRKVRDEHKNRDESYLNNELIKRFETDGSIDLDLQIQIREGHADDYFNVGLEWNSEFHPWRPLADVVLTTPLPLDISEPMTFDLANRPPILTYHKPASVFSFTSVSYAREKIYPAVQRSRQATSRICLTDDGNFDISDYILLVKTADMGSAGTDRDFFISLNGTQAVTKSIKLDHTFHDDFKKGRVDAYKVSNERDVGQVRAIEVSLRGRGQDDHAIDYVIVFDCSRKKSVEFPCYSWLRTNAIFQKGDASLCYQEKDAHLRNFRKLEVQWRREQFPWRHLPGLSSSIDHDKHNELPRDVQFNDEKSRDFFLLFGQARLRYRTVGALMSHGFTSLKDYRDFANICQKSEGVYDYFYDHFWDDAEYGRHFLTGTNPHHLRRCTELPNKLAVDDGMLKPFLDRGKSLDEEIKDGHVYILDYSDLTGIPRYNVSGETRYVAEPIALLYVRKSGHLVPIAIQLQQTPGPNNPVFLPSDSQDDWTLAKIHVKCADSQIHQMYYHLSRTHFIIEAIAVATMRQLPSAHPVFKMLIPHMRHTIAINTIGRVALTGEGKVVDNTMAIGGGGHIQYISKLYSRFNISELFLKQDMKNRGVDDPEKLPFYHFREDGYLIWDAIHAFVVEMTSLFYKSDNDVVADEEIQAWLADLRENGFRQYEGHEDHGIPERFETKRLLDEWITMLIFSASCQHAAVNFNQMDYMAFVPNYPLTMLRPPPTEKGVVNMDLIIESLPNWLLSANALAAVYPLSQYSSEEIFLGEYPNDYFTDLEPRDLMKKFSKAVKQISATIHERNKTREVPYVYLLPERVPSSIAI, encoded by the exons ATGTCATCGAATGGCAGCGATTCGTCGTGGATCAACAGAGCTGACGAGTTTTATAGAGAAATCAATGGCGACGAGGATTTCAAACTGAAATCTGAAACACAGTTTAAG tttcaaAAACCCGGTTTCGGAAGTGGTTTGAATTTATGGTTCGAATCCTATAAATGGAAGGTCGCATTTTCGGCAATAGCTGCCTCGGGTCGGCGACCCGTTCATCGATCAGGAATCGGCGTTTCTGGATTCGTGACGATTCGAAAACATCCAGAACTTCCTGAAGACGATTTTTTCACGGAG GGtaagatatttcaattaaGAGGTCGTTTCTCGTCGGATAGTCCTGAACACGATGCTGTTAAATGCTCGCGCGGATTTACGATCAGGTTCACTGATGGTGTCAGTGATGACGTCAGCTCTTTTGATCTGATCTGTTCTACTGGTTCCACTAACTCACTCATCTGTCTGCGCGAGTTCGGTGATTTTGCCGATGCATTTCCGGtcgaaaatgaagaagaaatGAAGAACTATTGCCTTGCATATCCATTCAg GTATAGATCTATAGTAGACAGTCACAGACGAGCTCCTGATTCATTCGCTAAGATGATCTACCACTGTCACACAACCTACTCTTACCAGGCTAATGATGGAATGACAAGAACGGTCAGATTCCGATTCGTGCCGAAAGATCTCGATGTTGAATCGGGTCTCACTGATGAGCAAGATCAACGAGAACCGTG GAATCGTAAAGTTCGCGATGAACACAAGAACCGCGATGAAAGCTACCTCAATAACGAACTCATCAAACGCTTTGAAACAGACGGGTCGATCGACCTCGACCTTCAAATTCAGATCCGTGAAGGTCACGCGGATGATTACTTCAACGTCGGTTTAGAATGGAATTCCGAATTCCATCCGTGGCGTCCCCTAGCGGATGTCGTACTGACTACCCCTCTCCCGCTCGATATTAGCGAACCGATGACGTTTGATCTGGCTAACCGGCCGCCAATCCTCACTTATCATAAACCAGCTTCTGTATTTTCGTTCACGTCAGTTTCTTATGCTCGAGAAAAG ATCTATCCAGCTGTCCAGAGATCACGACAAGCCACGTCCAGAATCTGTTTAACGGATGACGGAAATTTCGATATTTCCGATTATATCTTACTGGTTAAAACGGCTGATATGGGTTCAGCGGGGACCGATAGGGATTTCTTTATATCGCTCAACG GTACGCAGGCTGTTACtaagtctataaaactggaccATACGTTCCACGATGACTTCAAGAAAGGACGAGTCGATGCTTATAAG GTGTCGAATGAACGAGACGTTGGTCAAGTCAGGGCTATAGAGGTCAGTTTACGAGGACGTGGTCAAGATGACCACGCTATCGATTACGTCATAGTGTTCGACTGTAGCCGTAAGAAGTCAGTTGAATTCCCCTGTTACAGTTGGCTCAGAACAAACGCCATATTTCAGAAAGGAGACG CGTCACTGTGCTACCAGGAAAAAGACGCGCATTTACGAAATTTCCGAAAACTTGAAGTTCAATGGCGCCGTGAACAGTTCCCGTGGCGCCATCTACCCGGGCTGTCGTCATCTATCGACCACGACAAACACAACGAACTCCCGCGAGATGTACAATTCAACGACGAGAAATCACGAGATTTCTTTCTACTATTTGGACAAGCAAGATTAAGATACAGGACGGTCGGCGCGTTGATGTCGCACGGATTCACGTCGCTGAAAGACTATCGAGATTTCGCGAACATCTGTCAAAAATCGGAAGGCGTCTACGATTATTTCTACGATCATTTCTGGGATGACGCGGAATATGGACGCCATTTTCTGACCGGAACGAACCCGCATCACCTGCGACGATGCACGGAACTACCGAATAAACTCGCTGTAGATGATGGTATGCTGAAACCATTTCTGGATCGAGGTAAATCTCTTGATGAAGAAATCAAG GATGGTCACGTGTATATTCTGGACTACAGTGATCTGACCGGTATTCCGCGTTATAACGTGTCCGGTGAGACTCGATACGTGGCCGAACCTATCGCGTTACTGTACGTGAGGAAATCAGGACACTTAGTACCGATAGCGATACAACTACAGCAAACACCAGGACCGAACAACCCCGTATTCCTTCCCTCTGATTCCCAGGATGACTGGACTCTGGCTAAGATACACGTGAAATGCGCCGATAGTCAGATACATCAGATGTACTATCATTTATCCAGGACTCATTTCATAATAGAAGCTATAGCAGTAGCGACTATGAGACAGTTACCGTCTGCGCATCCAGTATTCAAGATGTTGATTCCACACATGCGTCACACGATCGCTATCAATACGATTGGTCGAGTTGCGCTTACAGGTGAAGGGAAGGTCGTCGATAATACAATGGCGATCGGCG GAGGTGGCCACATTCAGTATATATCAAAACTGTATTCACGATTTAACATCAGCGAACTTTTCCTCAAacaagatatgaaaaatcgCGGAGTCGACGACCCCGAGAAACTTCCGTTTTACCACTTCCGGGAAGATGGCTACCTGATCTGGGACGCCATTCACGCATTCGTCGTCGAGATGACgtcattgttttataaatcagATAATGATGTAGTCGCCGATGAAGAGATACAGGCCTGGCTGGCTGACCTTCGCGAAAATGGATTCCGTCAATACGAAGGCCATGAGGACCATGGAATCCCAGAACG ATTTGAAACGAAGAGGTTACTAGACGAGTGGATAACAATGTTGATATTCTCAGCATCGTGTCAACACGCAGCCGTCAACTTCAATCAAATGGACTATATGGCATTCGTACCCAACTATCCACTGACCATGCTGCGACCTCCACCAACAGAGAAAGGCGTGGTCAATATGGATCTAATTATAGAATCACTACCTAATTGGCTGCTCAGTGCTAATGCATTAGCCGCTGTTTATCCGCTATCGCAATACAGTTCGGAAGAG atatttctGGGTGAATATCCGAATGATTATTTCACCGATCTGGAACCGAGGGATTTGATGAAGAAATTCAGTAAAGCCGTAAAACAAATAAGCGCCACGATACACGAACGGAATAAAACTAGAGAAGTGCCGTACGTTTATTTACTACCAGAGCGGGTTCCAAGTAGTATCGCTATTTAA
- the LOC141903698 gene encoding protein lev-9-like isoform X1 → MHLFSICAIITVISSSHWITLTTTTNTCVDNVAQKSDCPESAARGDCDTDTTHVPTNCPLSCAESCRCPSNVVGGQAQDNNDCNCAHYIHDGKLENGESWINSYCPSSVYRRLNMPCPDPPAIPLTNYTTTFGNKWLSEVIYKCQPIAETNLTANDNGRRICLRNQTWLLQKDHGEINCYLKTCTDAPDTIDNATWSVSVPINERGYEHGTVLTYTCLPGYEVISGDVTRTCEANATTVMWTDWTPPVCVKKDCGAASSIAHGTVDFDMTTYDEIATYTCDEGYIFENENDTKRCDENGKWIPDLVCLGVDCGEPLSLEFATFTSLSTRYPAVATYTCQSGYKLKNSANDKLSCAENGTWEGEKPVCEAIQPVTEDSNNQAIYIGVGVGVGVVVITAASVGAYFGIKHLKMITKIQKINIAPVA, encoded by the exons atgcatttattttcaatctgcGCAATAATTACTGTTATATCATCTAGTCACTGGATCACACTAACTACGACGA CAAATACCTGCGTGGATAATGTAGCTCAGAAGTCTGATTGTCCAGAGTCGGCTGCCAGAGGTGACTGCGACACAGATACGACGCACGTACCTACTAATTGTCCACTATCCTGCGCTGAATCGTGCCGATGTCCGA GTAACGTAGTCGGAGGTCAAGCTCAAGATAATAATGACTGTAATTGTGCGCATTACATACACGATGGCAAACTAGAGAATGGAGAAAGCTGGATCAATAGTTATTGTCCATCATCAGTATATCGCAGGCTAA ATATGCCATGCCCTGATCCACCGGCAATACCGTTGACTAATTACACCACGACTTTCGGCAATAAATGGTTATCTGAAGTTATCTATAAATGTCAACCAATAGCAGAAACAAACCTTACCGCAAACGATAACGGCAGACGTATTTGTTTGCGCAATCAGACCTGGCTATTGCAGAAAGACCACGGAGAAATCAATTGTTACC TTAAAACCTGCACAGACGCTCCGGATACCATCGACAATGCCACGTGGTCTGTGAGCGTACCAATCAACGAACGTGGTTACGAACACGGGACCGTCTTAACCTACACGTGCTTACCCGGATACGAAGTCATATCCGGTGACGTCACTAGAACGTGTGAAGCTAACGCGACGACTGTGATGTGGACTGATTGGACGCCACCTGTATGCGTGA AAAAGGATTGCGGTGCAGCCTCGAGTATAGCTCACGGTACAGTCGACTTCGATATGACCACCTACGATGAAATAGCCACATATACCTGCGACGAAGGCTACATTTTCGAAAATGAAAACGACACAAAAAGATGCGACGAAAATGGAAAATGGATCCCGGATTTAGTTTGTCTCG GTGTCGATTGTGGGGAACCGCTGTCGTTAGAGTTTGCGACGTTTACCTCGCTATCGACCAGATACCCAGCCGTGGCCACCTATACATGTCAAAGTGGTTACAAGTTGAAGAACAGCGCCAACGATAAATTATCCTGCGCCGAAAATGGCACGTGGGAAGGAGAGAAACCGGTTTGTGAAG cgaTCCAACCAGTGACGGAAGACAGTAATAACCAAGCTATTTATATCGGGGTTGGGGTCGGAGTTGGTGTGGTGGTGATCACAGCAGCCTCTGTCGGCGCGTATTTCGGCATCAAGCATCTGAAAATGATAActaaaatccaaaaaataaaCATCGCGCCGGTGGCTTAG
- the LOC141904643 gene encoding uncharacterized protein LOC141904643, which translates to MNRMVNYCIINNYMYLVVLFLISDFSSVTGEVFDGTNLSCYTCKDAFKLKFNAKSECLFNLSDIDVIRCGKRDKYCKVERQEVQGVVINIERGCADKCYWGCRYNGFGLTYLRCTSCCNQAEKCNTGNTATRLMTSLAVIVVCAGALMLRG; encoded by the exons ATGAATAGAATGGTGAACTACTGTATCATAAATAACTATATGTATTTAGTCGTCTTGTTTTTGATATCAG ATTTCTCAAGCGTCACTGGTGAAGTATTTGATGGAACGAATCTGTCGTGTTACACTTGTAAGGATGcgtttaaattgaaatttaacgCAAAAAGCGAATGTCTTTTTAACCTCTCAGACATTGACGTCATTCGATGCGGCAAAAGAGACAAGTATTGCAAG GTTGAACGTCAAGAGGTCCAAGGAGTCGTCATCAATATAGAACGAGGCTGCGCTGATAAGTGTTACTGGGGATGTCGCTATAACGGATTCGGTTTGACCTATTTACGATGTACTTCCTGTTGTAATCAGGCGGAGAAGTGCAACACCGGAAATACCGCTACAAgattgatgacgtcactggcTGTGATTGTAGTATGCGCAGGCGCACTGATGTTGCGGGGATAG
- the LOC141903698 gene encoding protein lev-9-like isoform X2 translates to MHLFSICAIITVISSSHWITLTTTTNTCVDNVAQKSDCPESAARGDCDTDTTHVPTNCPLSCAESCRCPSNVVGGQAQDNNDCNCAHYIHDGKLENGESWINSYCPSSVYRRLNMPCPDPPAIPLTNYTTTFGNKWLSEVIYKCQPIAETNLTANDNGRRICLRNQTWLLQKDHGEINCYLKTCTDAPDTIDNATWSVSVPINERGYEHGTVLTYTCLPGYEVISGDVTRTCEANATTVMWTDWTPPVCVKKDCGAASSIAHGTVDFDMTTYDEIATYTCDEGYIFENENDTKRCDENGKWIPDLVCLGVDCGEPLSLEFATFTSLSTRYPAVATYTCQSGYKLKNSANDKLSCAENGTWEGEKPVCEAKPTSEKSRPVLIYIGVGVAVGVVLIIIITGVTIHCRIKQRAKNRIAKIQVAPSA, encoded by the exons atgcatttattttcaatctgcGCAATAATTACTGTTATATCATCTAGTCACTGGATCACACTAACTACGACGA CAAATACCTGCGTGGATAATGTAGCTCAGAAGTCTGATTGTCCAGAGTCGGCTGCCAGAGGTGACTGCGACACAGATACGACGCACGTACCTACTAATTGTCCACTATCCTGCGCTGAATCGTGCCGATGTCCGA GTAACGTAGTCGGAGGTCAAGCTCAAGATAATAATGACTGTAATTGTGCGCATTACATACACGATGGCAAACTAGAGAATGGAGAAAGCTGGATCAATAGTTATTGTCCATCATCAGTATATCGCAGGCTAA ATATGCCATGCCCTGATCCACCGGCAATACCGTTGACTAATTACACCACGACTTTCGGCAATAAATGGTTATCTGAAGTTATCTATAAATGTCAACCAATAGCAGAAACAAACCTTACCGCAAACGATAACGGCAGACGTATTTGTTTGCGCAATCAGACCTGGCTATTGCAGAAAGACCACGGAGAAATCAATTGTTACC TTAAAACCTGCACAGACGCTCCGGATACCATCGACAATGCCACGTGGTCTGTGAGCGTACCAATCAACGAACGTGGTTACGAACACGGGACCGTCTTAACCTACACGTGCTTACCCGGATACGAAGTCATATCCGGTGACGTCACTAGAACGTGTGAAGCTAACGCGACGACTGTGATGTGGACTGATTGGACGCCACCTGTATGCGTGA AAAAGGATTGCGGTGCAGCCTCGAGTATAGCTCACGGTACAGTCGACTTCGATATGACCACCTACGATGAAATAGCCACATATACCTGCGACGAAGGCTACATTTTCGAAAATGAAAACGACACAAAAAGATGCGACGAAAATGGAAAATGGATCCCGGATTTAGTTTGTCTCG GTGTCGATTGTGGGGAACCGCTGTCGTTAGAGTTTGCGACGTTTACCTCGCTATCGACCAGATACCCAGCCGTGGCCACCTATACATGTCAAAGTGGTTACAAGTTGAAGAACAGCGCCAACGATAAATTATCCTGCGCCGAAAATGGCACGTGGGAAGGAGAGAAACCGGTTTGTGAAG CGAAACCCACTTCCGAAAAAAGTCGACCGGTATTGATTTATATCGGTGTCGGTGTCGCGGTCGGTGTAGTTTTGATCATTATAATAACAGGGGTAACAATACACTGTCGTATAAAGCAGCGCGCGAAGAATCGAATAGCAAAAATACAAGTGGCACCATCCGCCTGA
- the LOC141903760 gene encoding solute carrier family 49 member 4-like isoform X1: protein MEGSDHEVEYTDDSRELLRQSSNGANRVFGTIENKQEDSVRTSRERWYILLVFSLSAIMQGNVWNTWAPIAKTADIVFEFKSWDIALLSNWPCIMAVIATVPFSWLLEVKGLRISMLLANFLIMAGTGIRCISSDPKIATCLIHVCGVLNGLAGPAVMIGPTVLSSTWFPPDERTTATAISSVVLYVGLGLGFLLGPLIVGLDKRSSERIDGLVNISSGSQKEVFASIYEDQKYGIMNLMYVTFSLSCVIFMMTLFHFPSKPSHPPSVSASKERESFTQGVKDILTNYNMWLVVLPFAFTNAVNLAWGNVLELTLEPFAISQIEAGWLGFGAIQAGCVFGIIAGLVSDRFLGHMKIMIITVYGAASIFFTHYALMASSVVEPSVVLLFISVIMGTALQNGCIPLFLDMTCETVYPVAESVATGLLVLLVNFLASIILFLLWIPSIGVHWLTWSIPVSLILAICIMIFYKDSYNRLQLDVSSNKLQ, encoded by the exons ATGGAAGGATCGGATCATGAAGTGGAATATACGGATGATTCGAGGGAATTGTTACGTCAATCGAGTAACGGAGCTAATCGAGTCTTCGGAACCATCGAAAATAAACAG GAGGACAGTGTACGGACTAGTAGAGAACGATGGTATATTCTATTAGTATTCTCTCTGTCAGCTATCATGCAGGGAAATGTCTGGAATACCTGGGCCCCGATAGCTAAAACGGCTGATATCGTTTTCGAGTTTAAATCCTGGGACATCGCGCTGTTGTCGAACTGGCCCTGTATAATGGCTGTAATCGCAACAGTGCCTTTCTCGTGGCTGCTTGAAGTAAAAG gtTTAAGAATTTCGATGCTTTTAGCAAATTTCCTCATTATGGCCGGAACTGGAATTCGTTGCATCAGTTCCGATCCGAAAATCGCCACATG TTTGATACATGTTTGTGGTGTATTAAACGGTCTAGCCGGGCCTGCTGTGATGATAGGACCTACTGTGTTATCGAGCACTTGGTTTCCACCTGATGAACGGACGACTGCCACAGCTATATCATCCGTCGTACTTTACGTCGGGCTAGGACTAGGATTTCTCCTCG GACCGTTGATAGTTGGTTTGGATAAAAGATCCAGTGAAAGAATAGACGG CCTTGTGAACATCTCTTCTGGGAGTCAAAAGGAAG TATTCGCGTCGATATATGAAGATCAGAAATATGGTATCATGAATCTGATGTATGTCA CATTCTCTTTGTCTTGTGTGATATTTATGATGACTTTATTTCACTTTCCGTCGAAACCGTCTCATCCTCCGAGTGTCTCAGCGTCAAAGGAACGCGAAAGCTTCACTCAGGGTGTCAAAGATATATTAAC taATTATAACATGTGGTTGGTGGTATTACCATTTGCATTTACTAATGCGGTAAACCTGGCTTGGGGAAACGTTTTAGAGCTGACTCTTGAACCATTTGCGATTAGTCAG ATTGAAGCGGGTTGGTTGGGCTTCGGTGCAATACAAGCCGGTTGCGTATTTGGAATTATAGCTGGATT AGTTAGTGATCGGTTTCTGGGACACATGAAGATAATGATTATAACAGTCTACGGTGCGGCGTCTATATTCTTTACTCATTACGCTTTAATGGCGTCTTCAGTTGTTGAACCTAGTGTCG ttttactATTCATATCAGTGATTATGGGCACAGCTTTACAGAACGGTTGTATCCCGTTGTTTCTAGACATGACCTGTGAAACCGTTTATCCGGTAGCTGAAAGTGTCGCTACGGGTCTTTTAGTTCTGCTCGTCAATTTCCTCGCTTCGATAATACTATTCCTATTATGGATACCCAGTATAG GTGTACATTGGTTAACCTGGTCCATACCTGTCAGTCTGATATTGGCTATATGTATCATGATATTCTATAAAGACAGTTACAATCGTCTTCAACTTGACGTTTCTTCGAACAAATTACAATGA